In Romboutsia lituseburensis, a genomic segment contains:
- the ispF gene encoding 2-C-methyl-D-erythritol 2,4-cyclodiphosphate synthase: MRVGLGYDVHKLVEGRKLIIGGVDVPHETGLLGHSDADVLVHAVMDSILGALALGDIGKHFPDTDERYKGADSIKLLEFVYNLIREKGYVIGNIDCTIIAQSPKMAPHIVNMRTNIARALNTDIENINVKATTEEGLGFTGTKQGIASQSICLLVKVDN; this comes from the coding sequence ATGAGAGTAGGATTAGGATATGACGTACATAAATTAGTAGAAGGTAGAAAACTAATAATAGGGGGTGTAGATGTTCCACATGAAACGGGATTATTAGGACATTCGGATGCAGATGTTTTAGTACATGCAGTTATGGACTCTATACTAGGAGCTTTAGCATTAGGAGATATTGGTAAGCACTTCCCAGATACAGATGAAAGATATAAAGGTGCAGATAGTATAAAATTATTAGAATTTGTTTATAATTTAATAAGAGAAAAAGGATATGTAATAGGAAATATAGATTGTACAATAATAGCACAAAGCCCTAAAATGGCACCACATATAGTAAATATGAGAACTAATATTGCGAGAGCTTTAAATACTGATATTGAAAATATAAATGTAAAAGCTACTACAGAAGAAGGACTAGGTTTTACAGGTACTAAGCAAGGTATAGCATCACAAAGTATTTGTTTATTAGTTAAAGTTGACAATTAA
- the ispD gene encoding 2-C-methyl-D-erythritol 4-phosphate cytidylyltransferase: protein MNGVIIVAAGTGSRMKMGINKQFIKLEEKEIIAYTIEQFRNNKNIDDIVVVIKEEEKEFFDIEIIQKYKFDKIKIAFGGRERQDSVYNGLKLLDEKCSVVLIHDGARPFVSNEIIDKSIDEAKEYKAVVVGVPVKDTIKIVDNENNISQTPDRNTLWAVQTPQTFDYSILLKSYEDAFKEEFYGTDDAMLVERIGYKVKMIEGSYNNIKITTQEDLNIGTQILKIQNR from the coding sequence ATGAATGGAGTTATAATAGTAGCTGCTGGTACAGGCAGTAGAATGAAAATGGGAATAAATAAGCAATTTATAAAGCTTGAAGAGAAAGAAATAATAGCTTATACAATAGAACAATTTAGAAACAATAAAAATATAGATGATATAGTAGTTGTAATTAAAGAAGAAGAAAAAGAATTTTTTGATATAGAAATAATACAGAAATATAAATTTGATAAAATTAAAATTGCATTTGGAGGAAGAGAAAGACAAGACTCTGTTTACAATGGATTAAAATTACTAGATGAAAAATGTAGTGTAGTACTAATACATGATGGAGCAAGACCATTTGTATCTAATGAGATAATAGACAAATCTATAGACGAAGCTAAAGAGTATAAAGCTGTAGTTGTAGGTGTTCCAGTAAAAGACACTATAAAAATAGTTGATAATGAAAATAATATATCTCAAACACCGGATAGAAATACATTATGGGCTGTTCAAACGCCACAAACATTTGATTATAGTATATTATTAAAGTCATATGAGGATGCATTTAAAGAAGAGTTCTATGGAACTGATGATGCTATGTTAGTTGAACGCATAGGCTATAAAGTAAAAATGATAGAAGGGTCATATAATAATATTAAGATAACAACACAAGAAGATTTAAATATAGGAACGCAAATTTTAAAAATACAAAATAGGTAG
- the disA gene encoding DNA integrity scanning diadenylate cyclase DisA yields the protein MEDILNNKNVLHALKMISPGSPLRQGLENVLKAKTGGLIVIANSEEIMKVVDGGFSIDAEYSPAFLYELAKMDGAIVISGDVKRILFANAQLIPDYSIPTTETGTRHRTAERVAKQTGAIVIAISQRRNIITVYRGDQKYVLEEISKIFTKANQALQTLEKYKSVLDQAVINLNALEFNDLVTIYDVAIVLQKMELVMRITNIIEKYIIELGKEGTLVRMQLEELMGTTKVDQRLIFKDYSRQDMDIQDFKRKIKSLSSEELIDLVNMAKLLGYSGFSENMDMAIRPRGYRILNKIHRLPSTIIENLVNYFDSFQEILDASIEDLDDVEGIGEIRATYIRNGLIKMKQLVLLDRHI from the coding sequence ATGGAAGATATCTTAAATAACAAAAATGTTTTACATGCATTAAAGATGATATCTCCTGGAAGTCCATTAAGGCAAGGTTTAGAAAATGTACTAAAGGCTAAAACTGGTGGACTAATAGTTATTGCAAATAGTGAAGAAATAATGAAGGTAGTTGATGGAGGATTCAGTATAGATGCAGAGTATTCACCAGCATTTCTATATGAATTGGCAAAAATGGATGGAGCAATAGTAATAAGTGGAGATGTTAAAAGAATCCTATTTGCAAATGCACAACTTATACCTGATTATTCTATACCTACTACAGAGACAGGGACAAGACATAGGACTGCTGAAAGAGTAGCAAAGCAAACAGGAGCTATTGTAATAGCTATTTCTCAAAGGAGAAATATAATAACTGTATATAGAGGGGATCAGAAGTATGTTTTAGAAGAAATATCTAAAATATTTACAAAAGCTAATCAAGCTCTACAAACGTTAGAAAAATATAAATCGGTCTTAGACCAAGCAGTAATAAACTTAAATGCTTTAGAATTTAATGATTTAGTAACTATTTATGATGTTGCAATTGTACTTCAAAAAATGGAACTAGTAATGAGAATTACAAATATAATTGAAAAGTATATAATAGAGTTAGGAAAAGAAGGTACGTTAGTAAGAATGCAGTTAGAAGAATTGATGGGAACTACGAAAGTGGACCAGAGGTTAATTTTTAAAGATTATAGTAGACAGGATATGGATATTCAAGACTTCAAAAGAAAGATAAAGAGCTTATCATCAGAAGAGTTAATAGATTTAGTTAATATGGCTAAATTATTAGGATACAGCGGATTTTCGGAAAATATGGATATGGCTATAAGACCTAGAGGGTATAGGATTCTTAATAAAATACATAGGTTGCCATCAACTATTATAGAAAATTTAGTTAATTATTTTGATAGCTTCCAAGAAATATTAGATGCATCAATTGAAGATTTAGATGATGTTGAAGGTATAGGTGAAATTAGAGCAACATATATTAGAAATGGACTTATAAAAATGAAACAATTGGTATTATTAGATAGACACATATAA
- a CDS encoding PIN/TRAM domain-containing protein, whose protein sequence is MIQKITRFVIGILGFTLGVTTYSTLMKEFTMLKFGADAYGLIASVSVGIVIGLIFYAIEPWVINKCKDLAKIMDKEISKYPQTDILLGSIGLIVGFVIAYLVSGLISSVPIIGGFLSFLTYGFMGYLGIRVALKSKDDLFNLNKLGKLATLKDKGTKKEIKSIPPKVLDTSVIIDGRIADICKTGFIEGKLVIPEFVLDELRHIADSSDDLKRVRGRRGLDILNIIKEELQIEVEITKADFNDIAEVDMKLLKLAKVLNGKVVTNDYNLNKVAQVQGVEVLNINELANAVKPVAIPGEEMVVQVVKEGKEHSQGIAYLDDGTMIVVDGGRKHMGETIRVLVTSVLQTPAGRMIFGKPKN, encoded by the coding sequence TTGATTCAAAAAATAACAAGATTTGTAATTGGAATACTGGGGTTTACACTGGGTGTAACTACATATTCTACATTAATGAAAGAATTTACGATGCTTAAGTTTGGAGCAGATGCATATGGATTAATAGCATCTGTATCAGTAGGGATAGTAATAGGGCTTATATTCTATGCAATAGAGCCATGGGTTATAAATAAATGTAAAGATTTGGCGAAAATTATGGATAAAGAGATATCTAAATATCCTCAAACAGATATATTATTAGGATCTATAGGTCTTATAGTTGGTTTTGTTATAGCATACTTAGTAAGTGGGCTAATAAGTTCAGTGCCAATAATAGGCGGTTTCTTATCATTCCTAACATATGGGTTTATGGGTTATTTAGGTATTAGAGTAGCTCTTAAGAGTAAAGATGATTTATTCAATTTAAATAAATTAGGAAAGTTAGCAACTCTAAAAGACAAAGGAACTAAAAAAGAAATTAAAAGTATACCACCTAAAGTACTAGATACTAGTGTAATTATAGATGGTAGAATAGCAGATATATGCAAAACAGGTTTTATAGAGGGAAAACTTGTTATACCTGAGTTTGTATTAGATGAATTAAGACATATAGCAGATTCTTCAGATGATTTAAAAAGAGTTAGAGGAAGAAGAGGGCTAGATATATTAAACATAATAAAAGAAGAATTACAAATAGAAGTTGAAATAACTAAGGCTGATTTTAATGATATAGCTGAAGTTGATATGAAGCTTTTAAAATTAGCTAAAGTATTAAATGGTAAGGTAGTTACTAATGATTACAACCTTAATAAAGTAGCTCAAGTTCAAGGTGTTGAAGTTTTAAATATCAATGAACTAGCTAATGCTGTTAAACCTGTTGCAATACCAGGGGAGGAAATGGTAGTGCAAGTAGTTAAAGAAGGTAAAGAGCATAGTCAAGGTATCGCATATTTAGATGACGGTACTATGATAGTAGTAGATGGAGGAAGAAAACATATGGGTGAAACTATTAGAGTATTAGTTACATCTGTATTACAAACTCCAGCAGGTAGAATGATATTTGGTAAACCAAAAAATTAA
- the radA gene encoding DNA repair protein RadA: MAKIKTKYVCQECGYETSKWLGKCPECTKWNTFVEEIEQKGLKKDIFIIDKSSSKPVSINSIQTREEERFSTCINELDRVLGGGVVKGSLVLVGGDPGIGKSTLLIQVSSNVANSGKRVLYISGEESESQIKMRAQRLGINSDNLYIFAENNLSIIESQLESIDPQLIILDSIQTVYSPEISSAPGTVSQIKEGTSKFMKISKKMGISTFVVGHVTKEGSLAGPKLLEHMVDTVLYFEGERYNTYRLVRAVKNRFGSTNELGVFEMRDLGLVELENPSKILISEKPKDVAGSVIISTVEGTRPMLLELQALVSPTSFGIPKRTATGVDYNRVSMLLAVLEKRVGLQIQNQDVYLNIVGGIKINEPSIDLGIIIAVASSFRNINVDEKIVVTGEVGLTGEVRAVSYIEKRIAECKKLGFTKMIIPRSNYEVVKDVKGIEIWPVDNLRQAINIVLGGNK, from the coding sequence ATGGCGAAAATAAAAACAAAATACGTATGTCAAGAATGTGGTTATGAAACATCAAAGTGGCTTGGTAAATGCCCTGAATGTACGAAATGGAATACTTTTGTAGAAGAAATAGAGCAAAAAGGCTTAAAAAAAGATATATTTATTATAGATAAATCTTCTTCAAAACCTGTAAGTATAAATTCTATACAAACTAGAGAAGAAGAACGCTTTTCAACATGTATAAATGAGCTAGATAGAGTGCTTGGAGGAGGCGTAGTAAAGGGATCCTTAGTTCTTGTAGGAGGGGATCCTGGGATAGGAAAATCAACATTATTAATACAGGTATCTAGTAATGTTGCAAATTCAGGAAAAAGGGTACTTTATATATCGGGAGAAGAATCTGAATCACAAATAAAAATGAGGGCTCAAAGATTAGGAATTAATTCCGATAATTTATATATATTTGCAGAAAATAATTTAAGTATTATAGAATCCCAATTAGAAAGCATAGATCCACAATTAATAATATTAGATTCTATTCAAACTGTATATAGTCCTGAAATATCATCAGCACCAGGTACTGTAAGTCAAATTAAAGAAGGAACTTCGAAATTTATGAAAATTTCGAAAAAAATGGGTATATCAACCTTTGTAGTTGGACATGTAACAAAAGAGGGTTCTTTAGCTGGACCTAAGCTTCTAGAGCATATGGTTGATACAGTGTTATATTTTGAAGGAGAGAGATATAATACCTATAGATTAGTTAGAGCTGTAAAAAATAGATTTGGGTCAACTAATGAATTAGGCGTATTTGAAATGAGGGATTTAGGATTAGTGGAGCTTGAGAATCCATCAAAAATACTAATATCAGAAAAGCCAAAAGATGTAGCAGGATCAGTAATTATATCGACAGTAGAAGGAACTAGACCAATGCTTCTAGAATTACAAGCTTTAGTATCTCCTACAAGTTTTGGTATTCCAAAGAGAACTGCAACAGGTGTAGATTATAATAGAGTATCCATGCTATTAGCGGTACTTGAAAAACGAGTTGGTCTTCAGATACAAAACCAAGATGTATATTTAAATATAGTAGGTGGAATAAAAATTAATGAACCTTCTATAGATTTAGGTATAATCATAGCCGTGGCTTCAAGTTTTAGAAATATAAACGTAGATGAAAAGATAGTAGTTACAGGCGAAGTTGGTTTAACTGGTGAAGTTAGAGCTGTAAGTTATATAGAAAAAAGAATAGCAGAGTGCAAAAAATTAGGCTTCACGAAAATGATAATACCGAGAAGCAATTATGAAGTAGTAAAAGATGTAAAAGGAATAGAAATATGGCCAGTTGATAACTTAAGACAAGCTATAAATATAGTACTAGGGGGTAATAAATAA
- a CDS encoding proline--tRNA ligase, with the protein MKMSKMLMPTLREVPADAEITSHQLMLRAGMIRKMASGVYNQLPMGIRVFKKIENIIREELEKKGCQEILCSGLIPAELWKESGRWDVMGAEMMRLKDRNERDFCLGPTHEEVFTDIIRQEITSYKQLPLNLYQIQVKYRDERRPRFGVMRTKTFTMKDAYSFDVDQEGLDKSYQDMFEAYTNIFARCDLDNSPVQADTGAIGGSVSAEFMVKSEVGEDEIVFCSNCDYAANMEKAVAQSSEASTEEMKELKEVHTPGVHTIEELENFFKLSADKFAKTLVYVADGKTVAVVVRGDREVNEVKVGNAIGGVVEFELANEATVEAVTSATVGFAGPIDIKADYVLIDNEVANARNLVVGANKSEYHIENANYGRDFEGAVGDFRNVTESDKCTKCGSHFEIARGVEVGHIFKLGTKYSESMGANFVDKDGKSKPIVMGCYGIGVERTAAAVIEQHHDENGIIWPLSIAPYHLVVVPVNIKKAEQMEAAEKLYAQLQSMGVEVLLDDRDERAGVKFKDSELIGIPMRITVGKDITEGKVEFKLRDQSDKELISLDEIESRIKAEFEKNNVKLG; encoded by the coding sequence ATGAAAATGTCAAAAATGTTAATGCCAACATTAAGAGAAGTTCCAGCTGATGCAGAAATAACAAGTCATCAGTTAATGCTAAGAGCAGGTATGATAAGAAAAATGGCATCAGGAGTATATAACCAACTGCCAATGGGAATAAGAGTTTTCAAAAAAATAGAAAATATAATAAGAGAAGAATTAGAGAAAAAAGGTTGCCAAGAAATATTATGTTCTGGATTAATACCAGCAGAATTATGGAAAGAGTCTGGTAGATGGGATGTAATGGGTGCAGAAATGATGAGATTAAAGGATAGAAATGAAAGAGATTTCTGTCTTGGGCCAACTCATGAAGAAGTATTTACAGATATAATAAGACAAGAAATAACTTCTTATAAGCAACTTCCATTAAACTTATATCAAATACAAGTTAAGTATAGAGATGAAAGAAGACCAAGATTTGGAGTTATGAGAACTAAAACTTTCACTATGAAAGATGCATATAGTTTTGACGTAGACCAAGAAGGATTAGATAAATCATACCAAGATATGTTTGAAGCATATACAAATATATTTGCAAGATGTGATTTAGATAATAGTCCAGTTCAAGCAGATACAGGCGCAATAGGTGGTTCAGTGTCTGCTGAGTTTATGGTTAAATCGGAAGTTGGAGAAGATGAAATAGTATTCTGTAGTAATTGTGATTATGCAGCTAATATGGAAAAAGCAGTAGCTCAATCATCAGAGGCATCAACAGAAGAAATGAAAGAATTAAAAGAAGTACACACTCCAGGAGTGCACACTATAGAAGAATTAGAAAACTTCTTTAAGTTATCGGCAGATAAGTTTGCAAAGACTTTAGTATATGTTGCTGATGGAAAAACTGTAGCTGTTGTAGTAAGAGGAGATAGAGAAGTTAATGAAGTTAAAGTAGGAAATGCTATAGGTGGAGTAGTAGAATTTGAACTTGCAAATGAAGCAACTGTAGAGGCTGTAACAAGTGCAACAGTTGGATTTGCAGGACCTATTGATATAAAGGCAGACTATGTATTAATAGACAATGAAGTTGCTAATGCTAGAAACTTAGTTGTTGGAGCTAATAAGAGTGAATATCACATAGAAAATGCTAACTATGGAAGAGATTTCGAAGGTGCAGTTGGAGATTTCAGAAATGTTACTGAGTCTGATAAGTGTACTAAGTGTGGAAGTCACTTCGAAATAGCTAGAGGAGTAGAAGTTGGTCATATATTTAAATTAGGAACTAAGTACTCAGAATCTATGGGTGCAAATTTCGTAGATAAAGATGGTAAGTCTAAGCCAATAGTAATGGGATGCTATGGAATAGGTGTAGAAAGAACAGCAGCAGCTGTTATAGAACAACATCATGATGAAAATGGTATAATATGGCCATTATCAATAGCTCCATATCATTTAGTAGTTGTACCTGTAAATATAAAGAAAGCAGAACAAATGGAAGCTGCTGAAAAATTATACGCACAGTTACAATCTATGGGTGTAGAAGTATTATTAGATGATAGAGATGAAAGAGCAGGGGTTAAATTCAAAGATAGTGAGTTAATCGGTATACCAATGAGAATAACTGTAGGTAAAGATATAACTGAAGGTAAAGTTGAATTTAAATTAAGAGACCAATCAGATAAAGAATTAATATCTTTAGATGAAATAGAATCTAGAATTAAAGCTGAATTTGAAAAAAATAACGTAAAGTTAGGATAA